One stretch of Mustelus asterias chromosome 21, sMusAst1.hap1.1, whole genome shotgun sequence DNA includes these proteins:
- the pdia6 gene encoding protein disulfide-isomerase A6 isoform X1 yields the protein MKPGSGETELLGVLVAGIFGSLLVSVNALYSASDDVVELTQNNFNTEVIQSDELWMVEFYAPWCGHCQSLAPEWKKAASALKGIVKVGAVDADKHQSLGGQYGVQGFPTIKLFGLNKNKPDDYNGARSAQGITDAAINTLRSIVRDRLGGKAGSSSSGKKSSGSGSGKKDVIELTDDTFDENVIGSSDIWIVEFYAPWCGHCKRLEPEWAEAASEVKSQTGGKVKLAAVDATANQLLAGRYGVRGYPTIKIFHKDEDNPYDYEGGRSKGDIVARALELFAENAPAPELHEITDEGILKKTCDDHQLCIVAVLPHILDTGASGRNEYLAVLSSMASKYKKKFWGWLWTEAGAQAGLEDSLGIGGFGYPAMATINARKMKYALLKGSFSEQGINEFLRELSVGRGSTSPVKGAAFPKINVVAPWDGMDGQYPAEEDIDLSDVDLEDYEKDEL from the exons ATGAAGCCCGGGAGCGGGGAGACGGAGCTGCTTGGTGTGCTCG TTGCAGGTATCTTTGGGTCTTTGCTAGTCTCTGTCAATGCTCTCTATTCAGCAAGTGATGATGTTGTGGAACTGACTCAAAATAACTTCAACACAGAAGTCATTCAGAGTGATGAACTCTGGATGGTGGAGTTCTATGCACCATG GTGTGGGCATTGTCAGAGTTTGGCCCCAGAGTGGAAAAAAGCTGCATCCGCCTTGAAG GGAATAGTGAAAGTTGGGGCAGTGGATGCTGACAAACATCAGTCTCTTGGTGGACAATATGGCGTTCAGGGATTCCCAACTATCAAGCTATTTGGATTAAATAAGAACAAACCGGATGATTATAATG GTGCCAGGTCAGCCCAGGGAATCACAGACGCAGCCATTAACACTTTAAGGTCAATTGTCCGGGATAGACTTGGAGGCAAGGCTGGCTCAAGTTCTTCTGGCAAAAAG AGCAGTGGCAGTGGATCTGGTAAAAAAGATGTGATTGAGTTGACGGATGATACCTTTGACGAAAATGTGATTGGCAGCAGTGATATTTGGATAGTGGAGTTCTATGCGCCGTGGTGTGGGCATTGTAAAAG GTTGGAACCGGAGTGGGCAGAGGCAGCCTCCGAGGTCAAAAGTCAGACTGGCGGAAAAGTGAAATTGGCAGCAGTGGATGCCACAGCTAATCAACTGCTAGCTGGCCGATATGGG GTCCGTGGATATCCCACCATTAAGATATTCCACAAAGATGAAGACAACCCATATGACTATGAAGGTGGAAGATCGAAAGGTGATATTGTTGCGCGTGCTCTCGAGTTGTTTGCTGAAAATGCGCCAGCTCCTGAACTCCATGAG ATTACTGATGAAGGGATCCTGAAGAAAACATGTGATGACCATCAACTCTGTATTGTTGCTGTACTGCCACACATCTTGGATACAG GGGCTTCTGGGAGAAATGAATATTTGGCAGTACTGAGCAGTATGGCAAGCAAATACAAAAAGAAGTTCTGGGG TTGGCTATGGACTGAGGCGGGTGCCCAGGCGGGACTTGAAGATTCTTTGGGCATTGGTGGTTTTGGTTACCCAGCTATGGCTACAATTAACGCCAGGAAGATGAAATATGCTCTGCTGAAAGGCTCATTTAGCGAACAGGGCATCAACGAGTTTCTGAG GGAGCTGTCGGTTGGAAGAGGCTCAACATCTCCTGTCAAAGGAGCTGCATTCCCCAAAATTAACGTGGTAGCTCCATGGGATGGCATGGATGGTCAG TACCCAGCAGAAGAGGACATTGATCTAAGTGATGTGGACCTTGAGGATTATGAAAAAGATGAGCTGTGA
- the pdia6 gene encoding protein disulfide-isomerase A6 isoform X2 codes for MKPGSGETELLGVLGIFGSLLVSVNALYSASDDVVELTQNNFNTEVIQSDELWMVEFYAPWCGHCQSLAPEWKKAASALKGIVKVGAVDADKHQSLGGQYGVQGFPTIKLFGLNKNKPDDYNGARSAQGITDAAINTLRSIVRDRLGGKAGSSSSGKKSSGSGSGKKDVIELTDDTFDENVIGSSDIWIVEFYAPWCGHCKRLEPEWAEAASEVKSQTGGKVKLAAVDATANQLLAGRYGVRGYPTIKIFHKDEDNPYDYEGGRSKGDIVARALELFAENAPAPELHEITDEGILKKTCDDHQLCIVAVLPHILDTGASGRNEYLAVLSSMASKYKKKFWGWLWTEAGAQAGLEDSLGIGGFGYPAMATINARKMKYALLKGSFSEQGINEFLRELSVGRGSTSPVKGAAFPKINVVAPWDGMDGQYPAEEDIDLSDVDLEDYEKDEL; via the exons ATGAAGCCCGGGAGCGGGGAGACGGAGCTGCTTGGTGTGCTCG GTATCTTTGGGTCTTTGCTAGTCTCTGTCAATGCTCTCTATTCAGCAAGTGATGATGTTGTGGAACTGACTCAAAATAACTTCAACACAGAAGTCATTCAGAGTGATGAACTCTGGATGGTGGAGTTCTATGCACCATG GTGTGGGCATTGTCAGAGTTTGGCCCCAGAGTGGAAAAAAGCTGCATCCGCCTTGAAG GGAATAGTGAAAGTTGGGGCAGTGGATGCTGACAAACATCAGTCTCTTGGTGGACAATATGGCGTTCAGGGATTCCCAACTATCAAGCTATTTGGATTAAATAAGAACAAACCGGATGATTATAATG GTGCCAGGTCAGCCCAGGGAATCACAGACGCAGCCATTAACACTTTAAGGTCAATTGTCCGGGATAGACTTGGAGGCAAGGCTGGCTCAAGTTCTTCTGGCAAAAAG AGCAGTGGCAGTGGATCTGGTAAAAAAGATGTGATTGAGTTGACGGATGATACCTTTGACGAAAATGTGATTGGCAGCAGTGATATTTGGATAGTGGAGTTCTATGCGCCGTGGTGTGGGCATTGTAAAAG GTTGGAACCGGAGTGGGCAGAGGCAGCCTCCGAGGTCAAAAGTCAGACTGGCGGAAAAGTGAAATTGGCAGCAGTGGATGCCACAGCTAATCAACTGCTAGCTGGCCGATATGGG GTCCGTGGATATCCCACCATTAAGATATTCCACAAAGATGAAGACAACCCATATGACTATGAAGGTGGAAGATCGAAAGGTGATATTGTTGCGCGTGCTCTCGAGTTGTTTGCTGAAAATGCGCCAGCTCCTGAACTCCATGAG ATTACTGATGAAGGGATCCTGAAGAAAACATGTGATGACCATCAACTCTGTATTGTTGCTGTACTGCCACACATCTTGGATACAG GGGCTTCTGGGAGAAATGAATATTTGGCAGTACTGAGCAGTATGGCAAGCAAATACAAAAAGAAGTTCTGGGG TTGGCTATGGACTGAGGCGGGTGCCCAGGCGGGACTTGAAGATTCTTTGGGCATTGGTGGTTTTGGTTACCCAGCTATGGCTACAATTAACGCCAGGAAGATGAAATATGCTCTGCTGAAAGGCTCATTTAGCGAACAGGGCATCAACGAGTTTCTGAG GGAGCTGTCGGTTGGAAGAGGCTCAACATCTCCTGTCAAAGGAGCTGCATTCCCCAAAATTAACGTGGTAGCTCCATGGGATGGCATGGATGGTCAG TACCCAGCAGAAGAGGACATTGATCTAAGTGATGTGGACCTTGAGGATTATGAAAAAGATGAGCTGTGA